One window of the Marinilactibacillus sp. Marseille-P9653 genome contains the following:
- the rpsD gene encoding 30S ribosomal protein S4 yields MARFTGSSWKKSRRLGISLSGTGKELARRPYVPGQHGPTSRIKLSEYGMQLKEKQKLRFMYGVNERQFFNLFNKAGKIREGKHGVNFMILLEQRLDNVVYRLGLATTRRQARQLVNHGHITVDGKRVDIPSYSVKVGEVIGVREKSKDMKIIKESVESLYGRPDFVTFDEEKLEGSLTRLPLREEMSADVDDSYIVEYYNR; encoded by the coding sequence ATGGCTCGTTTCACAGGATCTTCTTGGAAGAAATCTCGTCGTTTAGGCATTTCACTTTCAGGAACTGGAAAAGAATTAGCACGTCGTCCTTACGTTCCAGGACAACACGGACCTACAAGCCGTATCAAACTTTCTGAGTATGGTATGCAATTAAAAGAAAAACAAAAACTACGTTTTATGTATGGAGTTAATGAACGTCAATTCTTTAACTTATTCAATAAAGCTGGTAAAATTCGTGAAGGTAAACACGGTGTTAACTTCATGATCTTACTTGAACAACGTCTAGATAACGTTGTTTACCGTCTAGGTCTTGCGACTACACGTCGTCAAGCTCGTCAGTTGGTAAACCACGGTCACATCACTGTTGACGGAAAACGCGTTGACATCCCTTCGTACAGCGTAAAAGTTGGAGAAGTTATTGGTGTTCGTGAAAAATCTAAAGACATGAAAATTATTAAAGAATCTGTAGAATCTTTATATGGTCGTCCAGACTTCGTTACTTTTGACGAAGAAAAATTAGAAGGCTCACTTACTCGTTTACCATTACGTGAAGAAATGTCTGCTGATGTTGACGATTCATACATCGTTGAATACTACAACCGTTAA
- a CDS encoding GNAT family N-acetyltransferase, translating to MIIKTKRLVLRPFQQNDFEEIFAIYKDEQTCRFLLHEPWKLDNAHEEFDKKVLKNILDKDRTLNLAIIYEGRVIGDLSIWYTDVKETVEIGYSLNRSFVGNGFASEAVHEMIHQLFYELGVHRIQVNMDARNTSSQKVCIRNGMRKEAHLVQDFWYKGEWSDSFVYGMLKSEYMEHS from the coding sequence TTGATTATCAAAACGAAAAGATTAGTGTTAAGACCATTTCAGCAAAACGATTTTGAGGAAATTTTCGCAATATATAAAGACGAACAAACTTGTAGATTCTTACTACATGAGCCATGGAAATTAGATAATGCGCATGAAGAATTTGACAAAAAAGTTTTGAAGAATATTCTGGATAAAGACCGTACTTTAAATCTTGCAATTATCTATGAAGGACGAGTGATTGGAGATCTTTCAATATGGTATACAGATGTGAAAGAGACCGTAGAAATCGGGTATAGTCTTAATCGTTCGTTTGTCGGCAATGGTTTTGCTTCTGAGGCAGTTCACGAAATGATTCATCAGCTTTTTTATGAACTTGGTGTCCACAGAATCCAGGTTAATATGGATGCTAGGAATACGAGTTCCCAGAAAGTTTGTATTAGAAATGGTATGAGGAAAGAAGCTCACCTCGTTCAAGATTTTTGGTACAAAGGAGAATGGTCGGATAGTTTCGTATACGGAATGCTAAAATCTGAATACATGGAGCACAGTTAA
- a CDS encoding DUF1054 family protein: MHKGFNKQDFELFLIEGLEDRMNKIRNTIQPIFQDIGDTYVPLIQDETGYPMNFHIAQHRRRTSNPPESTWCAIGGDVRGYKKYPHLQIGINEDHIFIFISIIDNPLYEIEMGKALLSKPENLKSLTEQFVLSGDHTKSKVEPVSEQKVIEKLNRLLKVKKGEFLIGRVIERDSDLLENIEAQNDYIKQTINQLIPLFRQLLDIHHEQSESV; this comes from the coding sequence ATGCATAAAGGATTCAATAAACAAGACTTTGAATTGTTTTTAATTGAGGGTCTTGAAGACAGAATGAACAAAATTAGAAATACCATTCAACCTATTTTCCAAGATATAGGTGACACATATGTGCCTCTGATTCAGGATGAAACTGGATATCCTATGAATTTTCATATTGCACAACATAGAAGAAGAACATCGAATCCTCCTGAATCAACTTGGTGTGCAATCGGCGGAGATGTTAGAGGGTATAAAAAATATCCTCATTTACAAATCGGTATAAACGAAGATCACATTTTTATCTTTATTTCTATTATAGATAATCCTCTTTATGAAATCGAAATGGGCAAAGCGCTCCTATCTAAACCTGAGAACTTAAAATCATTGACTGAGCAGTTTGTACTCTCAGGAGATCATACAAAATCAAAAGTTGAACCCGTTAGTGAACAGAAAGTAATTGAAAAGCTCAATCGACTTCTTAAGGTGAAAAAAGGGGAATTCTTGATTGGAAGAGTGATAGAAAGAGATAGTGATCTTTTAGAGAATATTGAAGCACAAAACGACTATATTAAACAGACTATAAACCAACTTATCCCATTATTTAGACAGTTGTTAGACATTCATCACGAACAGAGTGAATCGGTGTAG
- a CDS encoding siderophore ABC transporter substrate-binding protein has product MIKKIVAFSLGTIMIAGGCASESAEVIDTEEYSENSIESIEVKDSNGLGVEVPVNPEKVVIFDMGLLDTFEVLDSKEKVVGTVTQSLPDYLSNFNDSEVVSVGSLKEPDLEAVYELDPDLILISGRQLDFLDELNKIAPTLYLSVDLENYWDSFAGNMQTIGQILSMEGQVEAELDSIQKEMNALQEAAQTSEKSTLVTILNEGSLSAFGEHSRYGMLYEEFGFIPVDHSIESFIHGQSISYEYILQENPDLLFVVDRSQAIGGDTSVSDLSLNPVIQETRAYQQDAIIYLDADLWYLSGGGLQSIQLMMQEVQDQVEF; this is encoded by the coding sequence ATGATCAAAAAAATCGTTGCGTTCAGTTTAGGTACAATCATGATAGCTGGAGGTTGTGCAAGTGAATCTGCGGAAGTAATCGATACAGAAGAATATAGTGAAAATAGTATAGAATCAATTGAGGTAAAAGATTCTAATGGACTAGGAGTTGAGGTGCCTGTGAATCCTGAAAAAGTCGTCATATTTGATATGGGCTTACTGGACACTTTTGAAGTGCTAGACTCAAAGGAAAAAGTGGTCGGTACAGTAACGCAGAGCCTTCCAGATTATCTTAGCAACTTCAATGATTCAGAGGTTGTTTCTGTAGGGAGTTTGAAAGAACCAGATCTTGAAGCCGTGTATGAGTTGGATCCAGATTTAATCTTGATTTCTGGAAGACAATTGGATTTTTTAGACGAGCTAAATAAAATCGCACCGACACTTTATTTAAGTGTAGACCTAGAAAATTACTGGGATTCATTTGCAGGAAACATGCAAACGATCGGTCAGATTCTTTCGATGGAAGGACAAGTTGAAGCTGAGCTAGACTCTATTCAAAAAGAGATGAACGCACTGCAAGAAGCAGCGCAGACTTCTGAAAAATCTACACTAGTAACGATTTTAAATGAAGGTAGCTTATCGGCTTTTGGAGAACACTCTAGATATGGTATGCTGTATGAAGAGTTTGGGTTTATCCCCGTAGATCATAGCATAGAATCTTTTATACATGGACAGTCAATTTCTTATGAATATATCCTACAAGAAAATCCTGATTTGTTGTTTGTTGTTGACCGCTCACAGGCTATTGGAGGAGATACATCGGTTAGTGATTTATCTCTAAATCCTGTTATACAAGAAACAAGAGCTTATCAGCAAGATGCGATTATATATCTTGATGCTGACTTATGGTATTTATCTGGTGGCGGGTTACAATCCATTCAGTTAATGATGCAAGAAGTTCAAGACCAAGTAGAGTTTTAA
- a CDS encoding ABC transporter ATP-binding protein, whose translation MIDLNQVSKIYKEKIIVDSVTIPIEKGKLTACIGPNGAGKTTLLEMVSRLIPKDTGEIYIDGAEIKSWKSGELAKKLSVLKQSNKLSMRLTIKELVSFGRFPYTKGRLNDHCHELIEQSLNQVGLLDIADQYIDTLSGGQLQRAMIAMVLAQDTDYILLDEPLNNLDMKYSVQLMDIIRKFVDEFGKTVITVIHDINFAAAYADNVIAMKEGKVFAAGPVKQIITPKNIKNIFDIDVEVIDRKGKKFVMYY comes from the coding sequence ATGATTGATTTAAATCAAGTTTCAAAGATTTATAAGGAGAAAATTATTGTAGATAGTGTAACGATTCCGATTGAAAAAGGAAAGTTGACTGCTTGCATTGGTCCAAATGGTGCTGGTAAGACGACTTTACTAGAAATGGTCAGTCGCTTAATCCCAAAAGATACTGGAGAAATCTATATTGACGGCGCCGAAATCAAGAGTTGGAAGTCCGGTGAACTAGCGAAGAAATTATCGGTATTGAAACAATCCAATAAATTATCCATGCGTTTGACCATAAAAGAATTAGTATCCTTTGGTAGGTTTCCTTACACAAAAGGGAGGCTGAATGACCACTGTCATGAATTAATCGAACAATCTTTAAACCAAGTTGGCTTACTTGATATAGCGGATCAGTACATTGATACACTTTCTGGTGGGCAATTACAAAGAGCTATGATTGCGATGGTGCTTGCTCAGGATACAGACTATATCTTACTAGATGAGCCACTGAATAATCTGGATATGAAATACAGTGTGCAGTTGATGGATATCATCAGAAAATTTGTGGATGAATTTGGGAAAACGGTTATTACAGTGATTCACGATATCAATTTTGCTGCAGCGTATGCTGACAATGTAATTGCTATGAAAGAAGGTAAAGTCTTTGCAGCAGGACCAGTGAAACAAATTATTACCCCGAAGAATATTAAAAATATTTTTGACATAGATGTAGAAGTCATTGACCGTAAGGGGAAAAAGTTTGTAATGTACTACTAA
- a CDS encoding iron chelate uptake ABC transporter family permease subunit: protein MTANKHVYRNIFIVALMAIILASTYMTIGSRGNWSYILSLRGKKLAALTIVSICSTTATILFHTIAQNRILTPNIIGMDAIYIFFQTISLFLFGHSHRLLQNTYTNFFLSTVSMTCFSLLLYWFFFKKFPGRIYLLLMTGLILGTFFRSATSFLQVLIDPNEFLILQNRLFASFNNVDRSLISISMVIVLPVLIYIFHKNKAMDVLHLGRINAIGLGIDVDRLTLKLFISISLLVSVSTALVGPVMFLGFLGTNVSYKLFKTYQHWLLIIGGCLFTISFVLFGQILIEHVFKFQTTLSIILEFIGGSYFLFILLKEKEVA from the coding sequence ATGACGGCAAACAAACACGTTTACAGAAATATTTTCATTGTAGCTTTAATGGCTATAATTCTGGCTAGTACATACATGACAATTGGTTCAAGAGGGAACTGGTCTTATATTCTATCACTTAGAGGGAAAAAATTAGCCGCCTTGACTATCGTGAGTATCTGTTCGACAACCGCAACAATCTTATTTCATACGATAGCTCAAAACCGGATATTGACTCCTAACATTATCGGGATGGATGCGATTTACATATTTTTTCAGACGATTAGTTTATTTTTATTTGGACACAGTCATAGGCTTCTACAAAATACATATACAAACTTTTTTCTTTCTACAGTTTCTATGACCTGTTTTAGTCTGCTATTATACTGGTTTTTCTTTAAAAAGTTTCCAGGGAGAATCTATTTATTACTAATGACAGGCTTAATATTAGGGACATTTTTTAGAAGCGCAACTTCGTTTTTACAAGTATTAATAGATCCAAATGAATTTTTGATTCTTCAAAATCGTTTGTTTGCTAGCTTCAATAATGTCGATCGCTCACTGATTAGTATCAGTATGGTCATAGTACTACCAGTACTGATTTATATTTTCCACAAAAATAAGGCAATGGATGTTTTACACCTTGGCCGAATAAACGCTATAGGGTTAGGGATTGATGTAGACCGTTTAACTCTTAAACTATTCATTTCAATCAGTTTGCTTGTTTCAGTCTCAACAGCTTTGGTAGGGCCGGTGATGTTTTTAGGTTTTTTAGGCACGAATGTGTCGTACAAATTATTTAAAACGTATCAACATTGGTTATTGATTATCGGAGGATGTCTCTTTACCATCTCTTTTGTTTTATTTGGTCAGATTTTGATTGAACATGTCTTCAAATTTCAAACGACTCTAAGTATCATATTGGAGTTTATAGGAGGTAGTTATTTCTTATTTATTTTATTAAAAGAAAAGGAGGTAGCCTGA
- a CDS encoding ABC transporter permease, with amino-acid sequence MKKVGLLILFLVSATISLMVGVENVTFTQLLSPDELTRIILFTLRIPRTVSLLAAGAILSVSGLLMQQMTQNKFVSPTTAGTMSSARLGMILAMAFFGQHTLFHRTLFAFIFSIIGTVVFLQFLKTVKLRNSIMIPMVGLMFGNVVGAIGTFVAYQYDLIQNATAWLQGNVSLVSSQNYKLILLTVPLLILIYLFSQYFSVMNLGREQASSLGVAYQQIELIGIIIVSIATAAVLLTVGNIPFIGLVVPNLLSLRYGDHFRKLLFPTAYFGALFLIWSDIFSRIVIHPYEVPVSLVVGVLGTALFLFLLLKGEKA; translated from the coding sequence ATGAAAAAAGTCGGTTTATTAATCCTATTTCTGGTAAGCGCTACGATTTCTTTGATGGTTGGTGTTGAGAACGTAACGTTCACGCAACTGTTATCGCCAGATGAGTTAACAAGAATTATTTTATTCACATTAAGAATCCCGAGAACAGTCAGCCTGCTAGCAGCGGGGGCTATTCTTTCAGTTTCTGGACTACTGATGCAACAGATGACCCAGAATAAATTTGTTTCCCCTACAACTGCCGGAACTATGTCTAGTGCACGTTTGGGAATGATCTTAGCCATGGCTTTTTTCGGTCAGCATACATTGTTTCATCGAACGCTTTTCGCTTTTATATTCTCAATAATAGGTACTGTTGTGTTTTTACAATTTCTTAAAACGGTTAAATTGAGAAATTCAATTATGATTCCTATGGTGGGTTTAATGTTTGGTAATGTTGTCGGTGCTATAGGGACATTCGTAGCTTACCAATATGATCTGATTCAAAATGCGACCGCTTGGCTTCAAGGAAATGTATCATTAGTTAGTTCACAAAATTATAAACTGATTTTACTTACGGTACCCCTTTTAATTTTAATCTACTTATTTTCTCAGTACTTTTCTGTTATGAATCTAGGAAGAGAACAAGCATCAAGTTTAGGAGTTGCTTATCAGCAAATTGAACTGATTGGGATCATTATCGTATCTATAGCGACAGCAGCCGTACTTTTAACGGTTGGTAACATACCGTTTATAGGATTGGTTGTACCGAATCTCTTGTCACTCAGATATGGAGATCACTTCAGGAAGTTACTATTTCCAACCGCATATTTTGGAGCATTGTTTCTAATATGGAGCGATATCTTTTCTAGAATCGTGATACACCCATACGAAGTACCGGTGAGTCTAGTTGTAGGCGTGCTAGGAACTGCACTGTTTTTATTTTTATTACTCAAAGGAGAAAAAGCATGA
- a CDS encoding 5'-methylthioadenosine/adenosylhomocysteine nucleosidase has product MKIGIIAAMEQEVKDLVKQLEQKEEITIANQTFYNGCIQGQEITLVQSGIGKVNASIATTLLIQTFNVNAVINTGSAGGIGKGLRVGDLVVSTELSYNDADARVFGYTFGQIPQMPAVFSADPSLNDQVIAAASETSWNVSSGMIVTGDSFIAGKDQTDKIKEFFPEALVTEMEGTAVAQTCYQFNTPFTVVRALSDTSDEEASVSFDEFIELAGKQSADLVLRFIKNIQ; this is encoded by the coding sequence ATGAAAATTGGCATTATTGCAGCAATGGAACAAGAAGTGAAAGATCTCGTTAAACAACTCGAACAAAAAGAAGAGATAACAATTGCAAATCAGACATTCTACAATGGGTGCATTCAAGGGCAGGAAATTACTCTAGTCCAATCGGGTATTGGCAAAGTAAATGCCTCGATAGCTACGACTTTGCTAATTCAGACCTTCAATGTGAATGCTGTCATTAATACAGGTTCTGCTGGTGGAATCGGAAAAGGTCTTCGAGTAGGCGATTTGGTCGTCTCTACTGAACTATCCTATAACGATGCAGATGCACGCGTATTTGGATACACTTTTGGTCAAATCCCTCAAATGCCTGCTGTTTTTTCAGCTGATCCGTCTTTAAATGATCAAGTGATTGCGGCAGCATCAGAGACTAGTTGGAACGTTTCATCAGGAATGATCGTTACAGGAGACTCATTTATTGCGGGTAAAGATCAAACAGATAAAATTAAAGAGTTCTTCCCGGAGGCACTAGTAACTGAAATGGAAGGGACAGCTGTAGCTCAAACTTGCTATCAGTTCAATACACCTTTCACGGTTGTTAGAGCGCTCTCTGACACCTCGGATGAAGAAGCTTCTGTATCGTTTGATGAATTTATCGAACTGGCTGGAAAACAATCAGCGGATTTAGTATTGAGATTTATAAAGAATATTCAATAA
- a CDS encoding NUDIX hydrolase — protein MDFEEKTLKSEMIYDGKVTKYVVEDVLLPNGKRSKREIVRHAGASAVIAFTDDNRLLLVKQYRKAIEQISIEIPAGLKDAEDTDGMTTAKRELEEETGYQAKEWSFVTSFYSTPGFTDEFLEIYEAKQLMTVENPLPKDEDETIELLALTFDEAWAEYEKGYLRDSKSVFALFYWKMNRIQNK, from the coding sequence ATGGATTTTGAAGAAAAAACACTTAAAAGTGAAATGATTTATGATGGTAAAGTAACAAAATATGTAGTAGAAGATGTACTATTGCCAAATGGGAAGCGATCAAAAAGAGAAATCGTTAGGCATGCCGGAGCATCTGCAGTTATTGCTTTCACTGATGATAATCGTTTACTACTAGTCAAGCAGTACCGTAAAGCTATCGAACAAATTAGTATCGAAATTCCAGCAGGACTAAAAGATGCTGAAGACACTGATGGAATGACAACAGCTAAGAGAGAACTAGAAGAAGAAACTGGTTATCAGGCGAAAGAGTGGTCATTTGTCACCTCTTTTTATAGCACGCCCGGCTTTACAGATGAATTTCTAGAGATTTATGAAGCCAAGCAATTAATGACTGTAGAGAACCCTTTACCTAAAGATGAAGATGAAACGATTGAATTGCTCGCTTTGACATTTGATGAAGCCTGGGCTGAATATGAAAAAGGATATTTACGTGATTCAAAGAGTGTTTTTGCATTGTTTTACTGGAAAATGAACAGAATACAAAACAAGTAG
- a CDS encoding 5-bromo-4-chloroindolyl phosphate hydrolysis family protein, producing the protein MNKNHLTDKLIYLLTCITIIFLFTFLVAFGLNIYLSGLLSIALGFVLLYARGKKQRPADEKKLPKLSSDKEAFYVSKGLEKEDIQYFRQTMQKAKQQIRDIEKNMLATGKLKAIENRNNTVHLTKSMFREIIKEPNRLHEVDQFLYVHLPSLADLSGKYNEINNHQAKSKATYDMLEKASQTLDKMCQQIAEDYVQFKSDDIVDMEVEVELAKRSLDKDNGFQEDTINNEEV; encoded by the coding sequence ATGAATAAAAATCATTTAACAGATAAATTGATTTATCTACTGACTTGTATAACTATTATCTTTTTATTTACTTTTTTAGTCGCTTTTGGGTTAAATATTTATCTCTCAGGATTACTAAGTATCGCCTTAGGTTTCGTTTTGCTCTACGCACGTGGAAAAAAACAACGACCTGCTGATGAAAAGAAATTACCAAAACTTTCTTCTGACAAAGAGGCTTTTTATGTCTCTAAAGGTCTTGAGAAAGAAGACATCCAGTACTTCCGTCAAACTATGCAAAAAGCTAAACAGCAAATCAGAGACATTGAAAAGAACATGCTCGCTACTGGAAAATTAAAAGCGATTGAAAATCGTAACAATACAGTCCACCTGACGAAGTCTATGTTCAGAGAAATTATCAAGGAGCCAAACCGTCTTCATGAAGTTGATCAGTTTCTTTATGTACACTTACCTTCGTTAGCAGACTTGTCTGGTAAGTATAATGAAATCAATAACCACCAAGCTAAAAGTAAAGCAACTTACGATATGTTAGAAAAAGCTTCTCAAACTTTAGATAAGATGTGTCAGCAAATCGCTGAGGACTACGTTCAATTCAAGTCTGACGATATTGTGGATATGGAAGTAGAGGTAGAACTTGCAAAAAGATCTTTGGACAAGGATAATGGTTTCCAAGAAGATACAATCAACAATGAAGAAGTTTAA
- a CDS encoding toxic anion resistance protein, whose translation MDDKNTQQDLTKVKDQSTSELDDLLANPFGETMKDPPAPSANTSTSLTGEQAEETRRLFDTLPEERQKQAQQLSNQIAENDIDAVLNYGSAAQQRLGDFSHSVLNHVQNQETGHIGETLNDLMFRLKESNPDDLRADNSNIFKKMFKKINRSIYETTAKYQKIGAQIDKIAVKLDKEKDMLLKDNEMLEALYEKNFEYFEALNIYIAAGELKLEQLQKESIPNAMKVAESSTNQMDVQRVNDLNQFQNRLEKRVYDLKVARQMTIQQAPQIRLIQNTNQALSEKIQTSVNTAIPLWKNQIVIALTLLRQKEAVTAQRQVSETTNDLLTKNSEMLKQSSIETARENERGIIDIETLEKTQTDLVETLEETLSIQQEGRSKRKEAEQQLVRMEDRLRDQLLKITEN comes from the coding sequence ATGGATGATAAGAATACACAGCAAGACCTTACAAAAGTAAAAGATCAGTCAACAAGTGAGTTGGATGATTTACTGGCGAATCCCTTTGGAGAAACCATGAAAGACCCTCCTGCTCCTAGTGCTAATACGAGTACTTCTTTGACAGGTGAACAAGCTGAAGAAACGAGAAGATTGTTTGATACTTTACCTGAAGAACGACAAAAGCAAGCGCAACAACTTTCTAATCAAATCGCAGAGAACGATATAGATGCTGTCTTGAATTATGGATCGGCTGCTCAGCAGCGCTTAGGAGATTTTTCGCATTCTGTTCTGAATCATGTGCAGAATCAAGAAACTGGGCATATCGGTGAAACATTGAATGACTTAATGTTCCGATTGAAAGAAAGTAATCCCGATGATTTACGTGCAGATAATTCAAATATCTTCAAAAAGATGTTCAAGAAAATTAACCGTTCGATTTATGAAACGACTGCCAAATATCAAAAGATTGGCGCTCAAATAGATAAAATTGCCGTTAAACTAGACAAAGAAAAAGATATGCTGCTAAAAGATAACGAAATGCTTGAAGCGTTATATGAGAAAAACTTTGAATACTTTGAAGCTTTAAACATTTATATTGCTGCCGGAGAGTTAAAATTGGAACAATTGCAAAAAGAATCCATACCGAATGCGATGAAAGTTGCAGAAAGCAGCACAAATCAGATGGACGTTCAACGTGTAAATGATTTAAACCAGTTCCAGAATCGTCTTGAAAAAAGAGTTTATGATTTAAAAGTTGCAAGACAAATGACGATTCAACAAGCGCCTCAGATCCGTTTGATTCAAAATACCAATCAAGCATTATCAGAAAAGATTCAAACTTCTGTTAATACAGCTATCCCTTTATGGAAAAACCAAATTGTTATTGCGTTAACGTTATTACGTCAAAAAGAAGCCGTCACTGCTCAAAGACAAGTTTCTGAAACAACCAACGACTTATTAACTAAAAATTCCGAAATGCTGAAACAGTCTTCTATTGAAACTGCTCGTGAAAACGAACGTGGTATCATCGATATTGAAACACTGGAGAAAACACAAACTGATTTGGTTGAGACACTTGAAGAAACTCTTTCGATTCAACAAGAAGGCCGTTCTAAGCGTAAAGAAGCTGAACAACAGCTCGTTAGAATGGAAGATCGTTTAAGAGATCAACTGCTTAAAATCACAGAAAACTAA
- a CDS encoding GlsB/YeaQ/YmgE family stress response membrane protein — MLGFILMLIIGGVVGAIGQAIIGKNVPGGIIGNIVVGFIGSALGGYLLGDLGPSIEGIALIPAIVGAVIVVFLFSLLAKK; from the coding sequence ATGTTAGGTTTTATTTTAATGTTAATCATCGGTGGAGTTGTAGGTGCCATTGGTCAAGCAATCATCGGTAAAAATGTACCAGGTGGAATTATTGGTAATATCGTTGTAGGTTTTATCGGTTCTGCTTTAGGTGGATATTTATTGGGTGACTTAGGTCCTTCAATTGAAGGTATTGCGCTTATTCCAGCAATCGTTGGTGCTGTAATTGTAGTATTCCTATTCAGCCTACTTGCTAAAAAATAA
- a CDS encoding cold-shock protein translates to MARGTVKWFNAEKGFGFIEVEGSEDVFVHFSAINSEGYKALDDGQEVEFDITDGDRGPQASNVDKV, encoded by the coding sequence ATGGCTAGAGGAACAGTGAAATGGTTTAACGCAGAAAAAGGATTTGGCTTTATCGAAGTAGAAGGTAGCGAAGATGTATTTGTACACTTCAGTGCAATCAATAGCGAAGGATACAAAGCTTTAGATGATGGACAAGAAGTAGAATTCGACATCACTGATGGTGATAGAGGACCACAAGCTTCTAACGTTGATAAAGTATAA